Proteins encoded in a region of the Papio anubis isolate 15944 chromosome 14, Panubis1.0, whole genome shotgun sequence genome:
- the TCF23 gene encoding transcription factor 23 isoform X1, whose protein sequence is MSQRKARGPPAMPGVGHSQTQAKARLLPGADRKRSRLSRTRQDPWEERSWSNQRWSRATPGPRGTRAGGLALGRSEACPENAARERNRVRTLRQAFLALQAALPAVPPDTKLSKLDVLVLAASYIAHLTRTLGHELPGPAWPPFLRGLRYLHPLKKWPMRSRLYAGGLGYSDLDSTTASTASQRTRDVEVGSQVPGEADALFSATPLSLALGDK, encoded by the exons ATGTCACAGAGGAAGGCCAGAGGGCCGCCAGCCATGCCAGGGGTGGGCCACAGCCAGACTCAGGCCAAAGCACGGTTGCTGCCAGGCGCTGACAGGAAGAGGAGCCGCCTCAGCAGGACAAGGCAGGACCCGTGGGAAGAAAGAAGCTGGAGCAATCAGAGATGGAGCAGAGCTACCCCTGGCCCTCGAGGGACCAGGGCTGGGGGCCTGGCTCTTGGCAGG AGCGAGGCCTGTCCTGAGAACGCCGCGCGGGAGCGGAACCGGGTCAGGACGCTGCGCCAGGCCTTCTTGGCCTTGCAGGCTGCTCTGCCTGCCGTGCCGCCCGACACCAAGCTCTCCAAGTTGGACGTGCTGGTGCTCGCCGCCAGCTACATAGCCCACCTCACCCGCACGCTCGGCCACGAGTTGCCTGGCCCCGCCTGGCCACCCTTCCTGCGTGGACTCCGCTACTTGCACCCTCTCAAG AAGTGGCCGATGCGATCTCGTCTCTATGCTGGAGGCCTGGGGTACTCTGATCTTGACTCCACCACAGCAAGCACCGCCAGCCAAAGAACAAGAGACGTAGAGGTGGGATCCCAAGTCCCTGGAGAGGCAGATGCTCTCTTTTCTGCCACGCCACTCTCACTAGCTCTTGGTGACAAATAA
- the TCF23 gene encoding transcription factor 23 isoform X2, producing MSQRKARGPPAMPGVGHSQTQAKARLLPGADRKRSRLSRTRQDPWEERSWSNQRWSRATPGPRGTRAGGLALGRSEACPENAARERNRVRTLRQAFLALQAALPAVPPDTKLSKLDVLVLAASYIAHLTRTLGHELPGPAWPPFLRGLRYLHPLKKWPMRSRLYAGGLGYSDLDSTTASTASQRTRDVENESLCLRLSD from the exons ATGTCACAGAGGAAGGCCAGAGGGCCGCCAGCCATGCCAGGGGTGGGCCACAGCCAGACTCAGGCCAAAGCACGGTTGCTGCCAGGCGCTGACAGGAAGAGGAGCCGCCTCAGCAGGACAAGGCAGGACCCGTGGGAAGAAAGAAGCTGGAGCAATCAGAGATGGAGCAGAGCTACCCCTGGCCCTCGAGGGACCAGGGCTGGGGGCCTGGCTCTTGGCAGG AGCGAGGCCTGTCCTGAGAACGCCGCGCGGGAGCGGAACCGGGTCAGGACGCTGCGCCAGGCCTTCTTGGCCTTGCAGGCTGCTCTGCCTGCCGTGCCGCCCGACACCAAGCTCTCCAAGTTGGACGTGCTGGTGCTCGCCGCCAGCTACATAGCCCACCTCACCCGCACGCTCGGCCACGAGTTGCCTGGCCCCGCCTGGCCACCCTTCCTGCGTGGACTCCGCTACTTGCACCCTCTCAAG AAGTGGCCGATGCGATCTCGTCTCTATGCTGGAGGCCTGGGGTACTCTGATCTTGACTCCACCACAGCAAGCACCGCCAGCCAAAGAACAAGAGACGTAGAG AATGAAAGTCTCTGTCTCCGACTTTCCGATTGA